A window of Corallococcus macrosporus DSM 14697 contains these coding sequences:
- a CDS encoding M4 family metallopeptidase gives MEINGLMPFTFHRHDCPQVAAALRPIRGLALSPTDEAPTLASLDAETAARRYLDKAFASPQLPGFNPIVVQRHENEYRTLGAEAIPLTGTTMVKFRQLFGNIPVYGSLVSVELDENNELLNLNAARGEPSGVNPVATQSPAQALKVVEDAAGYQRGALQAVPTLQYYFDPKDMRWRLAYTVENVPSRKSNNLRAPALFDYVVDAHTGALIATLPHPQGLDFKQTESTGQRRHSSPALSRARDTGCSEAAHDELGKERQVQCKLKEGRFILVDEDLNIHTHDARFRDIQLDDESLPGDYVTRPPGTWSAAGVSAHANATEVARFLRDVLKRNSLDNKGGPIISSINCCYLNGQQGQEWRNAAWVHSQMAYGQRMQGGRLISYATALDVVAHEIFHGLTAHTANLLYEGQTGALNESYSDIFGIIVSNFHKPDITKWDWQMGEELEGTGIPLRDLRSPKRRNHPEHMDEYQHLSSDHGGVHTNSSIHNRAAYLMLTATDAAGQPLLKPEEVAALFYITLTQHLSRTSTFSDSRRGMDSAVLSLFRDDPARETKREAVSRAFERVGISPTPTGKSVGAPGTQASSPFLLNDVQEVAAVSRPPQFLIPYSASFLGDGFQVPLPELTARTRDEAYAGGQVMDYVHFSLALHERRRTALYTACNIDAAHMVRLGRQGLPWMLDPRIPTQAQLGPAYYAGNAWDRGHLVRRQDPIWGPVAEARRANEATFYFTNAAPPTCQLQPG, from the coding sequence ATGGAAATCAATGGATTGATGCCATTCACATTTCACCGGCATGACTGCCCCCAGGTGGCAGCGGCGCTCCGGCCCATCAGAGGCCTGGCACTCTCTCCAACAGATGAAGCCCCCACCCTGGCCTCGCTCGACGCGGAGACAGCGGCCAGGCGCTATCTCGACAAGGCCTTCGCCAGTCCACAGCTCCCGGGCTTCAACCCCATCGTGGTCCAGCGCCACGAGAACGAATACCGCACGCTCGGCGCCGAGGCGATTCCGCTCACCGGGACCACCATGGTGAAGTTCCGCCAGCTCTTCGGGAACATCCCCGTCTACGGCTCGCTGGTTTCAGTTGAGTTGGATGAGAACAACGAGCTCCTCAACCTCAACGCCGCTCGCGGCGAGCCCTCCGGCGTGAATCCGGTGGCGACGCAATCCCCAGCCCAGGCACTGAAAGTCGTCGAAGACGCGGCCGGATACCAGCGGGGCGCTCTCCAGGCCGTCCCCACCCTTCAATACTACTTCGACCCGAAGGACATGCGGTGGAGGCTGGCCTACACGGTCGAGAATGTACCGAGCCGTAAATCAAACAACCTCCGAGCCCCTGCCCTCTTTGACTATGTGGTGGACGCGCATACGGGCGCGTTGATCGCCACCCTGCCGCACCCGCAGGGGCTGGACTTCAAGCAGACGGAATCCACCGGACAACGACGGCATTCCAGCCCCGCGCTGTCTCGCGCCAGGGATACGGGATGTTCAGAAGCCGCTCATGATGAACTCGGAAAGGAGCGCCAGGTCCAGTGCAAGCTGAAGGAGGGGCGCTTCATCCTCGTGGACGAGGACCTCAACATCCACACGCACGACGCGCGCTTCCGCGACATCCAGCTCGACGACGAGTCCTTGCCGGGCGACTACGTCACGCGGCCACCCGGGACCTGGTCCGCGGCAGGAGTCAGCGCACACGCCAACGCCACCGAGGTCGCTCGCTTCCTGCGAGATGTCCTCAAGCGCAACAGCCTCGACAACAAAGGGGGCCCCATCATCTCCTCCATCAACTGCTGCTATTTGAATGGGCAGCAGGGACAAGAATGGCGAAACGCGGCGTGGGTTCACTCCCAGATGGCCTACGGCCAGCGAATGCAGGGTGGCAGGCTCATCTCCTACGCCACCGCGCTGGACGTGGTCGCTCACGAAATCTTCCACGGACTCACGGCTCACACCGCGAACCTGCTGTACGAAGGGCAGACCGGCGCACTCAATGAGTCCTACTCCGACATCTTCGGAATCATTGTTTCGAACTTCCACAAGCCTGACATCACGAAGTGGGACTGGCAGATGGGTGAGGAGCTGGAGGGAACGGGGATCCCCCTCAGGGACCTGCGTTCACCGAAACGACGCAACCATCCAGAGCACATGGATGAGTACCAGCATCTCTCGTCCGATCATGGTGGCGTGCACACCAACAGCAGCATCCACAATCGCGCGGCCTACCTCATGCTGACGGCCACCGACGCGGCGGGGCAGCCCCTCCTGAAGCCGGAGGAGGTTGCCGCCCTCTTCTACATCACGCTCACCCAGCACCTCTCTCGCACCTCCACCTTCAGTGACAGCCGCCGCGGGATGGACTCCGCCGTCCTCAGCCTCTTCCGCGACGACCCGGCGCGTGAAACGAAGCGTGAGGCCGTCTCACGTGCCTTCGAACGGGTCGGGATTTCACCCACCCCGACCGGGAAAAGCGTTGGCGCCCCGGGGACCCAGGCGTCCTCCCCCTTTCTCCTGAACGACGTGCAGGAAGTCGCCGCCGTCAGCAGGCCCCCGCAATTCCTCATCCCCTACTCGGCGAGCTTCCTGGGCGACGGCTTCCAGGTCCCGCTGCCCGAGCTGACAGCACGGACGCGCGACGAGGCGTACGCGGGTGGTCAGGTGATGGACTACGTCCACTTCTCCCTGGCGCTGCACGAACGTCGCCGCACCGCCCTCTACACGGCGTGCAACATCGACGCGGCGCACATGGTCCGGCTGGGGCGCCAAGGGCTCCCGTGGATGCTGGACCCGCGAATCCCAACCCAGGCGCAACTGGGGCCGGCGTACTACGCAGGCAACGCGTGGGACCGAGGCCATCTCGTCCGGCGACAGGACCCCATCTGGGGCCCGGTTGCCGAGGCGCGTCGGGCCAATGAAGCCACCTTCTACTTCACCAACGCCGCCCCCCCAACATGCCAACTTCAACCAGGATGA
- a CDS encoding TetR/AcrR family transcriptional regulator: MHMVDTILEAAARVFDQHGYEGANTNRVAERAGVSVGSVYQYFPNKNALLTALHERHYLQMQAVVDRALDAAQGRTLRAVIEDIVAGALALHRAEPRLQRILHVEYPYFEKPPGTSRSAGRLFERSRALLEAHRTQMGRDDLDLATHMVLRMVESLVHAAVLDPPVTDAGAHEAAIADAVEGYLKLRR, encoded by the coding sequence ATGCACATGGTCGACACCATCCTGGAGGCGGCGGCTCGCGTTTTCGACCAGCATGGCTATGAGGGGGCGAACACCAACCGTGTCGCGGAGCGGGCCGGTGTCAGCGTGGGGTCCGTCTACCAGTACTTCCCAAACAAGAACGCCCTCCTGACGGCGCTGCACGAACGGCACTACCTGCAAATGCAGGCCGTCGTGGACCGCGCGCTGGATGCGGCGCAAGGCCGGACGTTGCGCGCGGTCATCGAAGACATCGTGGCGGGTGCGCTGGCGCTTCACCGGGCAGAGCCTCGCCTGCAGCGCATCCTCCACGTGGAGTACCCGTACTTCGAGAAGCCCCCTGGCACGAGCCGCTCGGCGGGACGGCTGTTCGAGCGCTCCAGGGCCCTGCTCGAAGCGCACCGTACCCAGATGGGGCGTGACGACCTCGACCTCGCGACACACATGGTGCTGCGGATGGTCGAGTCACTGGTGCACGCGGCGGTGCTGGACCCTCCCGTCACGGACGCGGGGGCTCACGAGGCAGCCATCGCCGACGCCGTGGAGGGCTATCTGAAGCTCCGGCGCTGA
- a CDS encoding S8 family serine peptidase: protein MMPSPGAAETTGRYIVLLPDVEGAQAAHSLDKVAGVKARVLNGGPPEAQGGIESGSIVFPAIGAAVVEMDPDQLQALGVAEQKGELPTLAVEPERVVRAFPGPDAGVTGLNGGGSAGLDLSGSLAGAPVWPHPAERLALEGPPRMGLPMNLAPTQELSAAYLRGYRDSVVQLVDRLLGDGGVSVERYAPAALRAMDDLEATWGLHATRVPASQYTGRGIKVAVLDTGFGPHADFANRNFLTASFVPGQEVTDRNGHGTHCIGTACGFRPVTRGPRYGIACEADIIVGKVLGDDGFGTDGGILAGINWAVAQGANIISLSLGASVLPGQSFSTVYDGVAQRALLRGTLMIAAAGNASRRPGDIKPVEHPANCPHILAVAAVDMNLQVAWFSCGEVNPNGGEVNIAAPGVDVFSSYPLPPHYKRLSGTSMATPHVAGIAALFAQATKLRGLPLWTAIVKSVQRLPLPVRDVGQGLVQAP from the coding sequence ATGATGCCGAGCCCGGGCGCCGCGGAGACGACGGGCCGCTACATCGTCCTTCTTCCTGACGTCGAGGGCGCGCAGGCGGCGCACTCGCTCGACAAAGTGGCGGGCGTCAAGGCGAGGGTGCTGAACGGCGGGCCTCCCGAGGCACAGGGGGGAATCGAATCCGGGAGCATCGTCTTCCCGGCCATCGGGGCCGCCGTCGTGGAGATGGACCCCGATCAGCTCCAGGCGCTCGGTGTCGCGGAGCAGAAGGGGGAATTGCCGACGCTGGCCGTCGAGCCGGAGCGTGTGGTGCGCGCCTTCCCCGGGCCTGACGCCGGCGTCACCGGCCTGAACGGAGGGGGGAGCGCCGGGCTGGACCTGTCTGGCTCCTTGGCAGGGGCGCCGGTGTGGCCCCATCCCGCGGAGCGCCTTGCCCTGGAGGGTCCGCCTCGGATGGGGCTGCCCATGAACCTGGCCCCCACCCAGGAGCTCTCCGCGGCGTACCTGCGGGGGTACAGGGACTCCGTCGTTCAGCTCGTGGACCGCTTGTTGGGGGATGGCGGCGTCTCCGTGGAGCGTTACGCGCCGGCGGCGCTCCGGGCGATGGACGACCTCGAGGCGACCTGGGGCCTTCATGCGACGCGCGTCCCCGCCTCGCAATACACGGGGAGGGGAATCAAGGTCGCCGTGCTGGATACCGGCTTCGGTCCCCATGCGGACTTCGCCAACCGGAACTTCCTCACGGCTTCTTTCGTCCCGGGGCAAGAGGTGACGGACAGGAACGGCCACGGTACCCATTGCATCGGGACGGCTTGTGGCTTCCGGCCCGTCACGCGGGGGCCCCGCTACGGAATCGCCTGCGAGGCCGACATCATCGTGGGGAAGGTGCTGGGGGATGATGGCTTCGGCACGGACGGCGGAATCCTCGCTGGCATCAATTGGGCCGTGGCGCAGGGGGCCAACATCATTTCGTTGTCGTTGGGCGCGTCGGTCCTGCCCGGGCAGTCGTTCAGCACTGTCTATGACGGGGTGGCTCAGCGCGCGCTGCTGCGCGGCACGCTGATGATTGCCGCGGCAGGCAACGCAAGCCGTCGGCCCGGTGACATCAAGCCCGTCGAACATCCAGCGAACTGCCCCCACATCCTGGCCGTGGCGGCCGTCGATATGAACCTTCAGGTGGCCTGGTTCTCGTGTGGTGAGGTCAATCCCAATGGGGGTGAGGTGAACATCGCCGCGCCCGGTGTCGACGTCTTCTCCTCGTATCCGCTGCCGCCCCACTACAAGCGGCTGTCGGGGACGAGCATGGCAACGCCACATGTCGCGGGCATCGCCGCGTTGTTCGCGCAGGCGACGAAGTTGAGGGGCCTGCCCTTGTGGACCGCCATCGTGAAGTCGGTGCAGCGACTCCCTCTCCCCGTCCGCGACGTCGGCCAGGGGCTCGTCCAGGCTCCGTGA
- a CDS encoding SRPBCC family protein — translation MSNEKAKVVIERTYRAGIQDLWALWTTKEGFESWWGPQGFRAEVHELDARVGGALRYDMIADSPEMIAAMKQAGEPTSHATRSRFTEVAPHSRLVLTNVIDFLPGVATYESNIAVDFLSSGDRVRMVVTLDAMHSDEFTKMQQEGFTSQLTKLDSRFA, via the coding sequence ATGAGCAACGAGAAGGCGAAGGTCGTCATCGAGCGGACCTACCGGGCGGGCATCCAGGACCTCTGGGCGCTGTGGACCACGAAGGAGGGGTTCGAATCGTGGTGGGGGCCGCAGGGCTTCCGCGCCGAGGTCCACGAACTCGACGCCCGCGTGGGCGGAGCCCTCCGGTACGACATGATTGCCGACTCGCCGGAGATGATCGCCGCCATGAAGCAGGCGGGGGAGCCAACCTCTCATGCGACCCGGTCTCGCTTCACCGAGGTGGCGCCGCACTCACGGCTCGTGCTCACGAACGTCATCGACTTCCTGCCGGGCGTCGCGACCTATGAGAGCAACATCGCCGTGGACTTCCTCTCGAGCGGCGACCGCGTCCGCATGGTCGTCACGCTGGACGCGATGCACAGCGACGAGTTCACGAAGATGCAGCAGGAGGGCTTCACGAGCCAGCTCACGAAGCTGGATTCGCGCTTCGCCTGA
- a CDS encoding helix-turn-helix domain-containing protein — MGPPPSLLERIGTDVVQFQDASAAFDATVGEVLALGRADLACLTQLQFGGPTPLKAVPPGTDVARLELAGYVEKEGAGAARRLVLTAHARAWIETLWGPLQADGYALMAALPEEHLRIVARFLTAARALQDRHASRVAKLLQEPGRSRAARQRGGLSPAALHRVKLYVEAHLAQRIPVGALARRAGLSVFHFTRAFRQSTGMTPHAWVQHRRVERARELLRQSTRPLGDIALAVGFGSQSHFTTVFRRITGLTPAVVRRDAR, encoded by the coding sequence ATGGGTCCCCCACCCTCCCTGCTCGAGCGGATCGGCACCGACGTCGTCCAGTTCCAGGATGCATCCGCGGCATTCGACGCCACCGTGGGAGAGGTCCTCGCGCTCGGCCGAGCGGACCTGGCGTGCCTCACGCAGCTTCAGTTCGGAGGCCCCACGCCCTTGAAGGCCGTCCCGCCGGGGACGGATGTCGCGCGGCTGGAGCTCGCGGGCTACGTGGAGAAGGAGGGAGCCGGCGCTGCCCGGCGGCTGGTGCTCACGGCGCATGCTCGCGCGTGGATTGAAACGCTCTGGGGGCCGCTGCAAGCGGACGGGTACGCGCTCATGGCGGCACTGCCAGAGGAGCACCTGCGAATCGTCGCGAGGTTCCTCACCGCCGCGCGGGCGCTCCAGGACCGGCACGCGTCCCGGGTGGCGAAGCTGCTCCAGGAACCGGGGCGTTCCCGGGCGGCCCGCCAGCGAGGCGGCCTGTCTCCCGCGGCGCTGCACCGCGTGAAGCTCTATGTCGAAGCCCACCTCGCGCAGCGAATCCCCGTGGGGGCGCTGGCCCGCCGCGCCGGACTGAGCGTCTTCCACTTCACCCGCGCGTTCCGTCAGTCCACCGGGATGACGCCCCATGCCTGGGTGCAACATCGGCGCGTGGAGCGGGCGCGCGAGCTGCTGCGCCAATCCACGCGGCCCCTGGGCGACATCGCGCTCGCGGTCGGCTTCGGTTCACAGAGCCACTTCACCACTGTGTTCCGCCGAATCACGGGATTGACGCCCGCCGTGGTTCGCCGCGACGCGCGCTGA
- a CDS encoding DUF1772 domain-containing protein: MINLKHSVAAIVLWLFVLNLGIAFGAGLYEHRISLPRWLDAAGGHWSADAARQDDVGLRFWAFVTTGPMTLLTLASLYLASRATGPVRTWWLVAAVAALVDRLLTFSYFIPTMFGLMQAPDTAASVDTATTWARMNHLRHVLVAGAWFAALQALSWLRRGAGA; the protein is encoded by the coding sequence ATGATCAACCTGAAGCACTCCGTCGCGGCAATCGTCCTGTGGCTCTTCGTGCTCAACCTCGGCATCGCGTTTGGCGCGGGCCTCTACGAGCACCGCATCTCACTGCCCCGGTGGCTCGATGCCGCCGGCGGCCACTGGTCCGCGGACGCCGCGCGGCAGGACGACGTCGGCCTCCGCTTCTGGGCGTTCGTCACCACCGGGCCCATGACCCTCCTCACCCTGGCGAGCCTGTACCTCGCCTCCCGGGCCACGGGGCCGGTGCGCACCTGGTGGCTGGTGGCCGCGGTGGCGGCACTCGTCGATAGGCTCCTCACGTTCTCTTACTTCATCCCGACGATGTTCGGGCTCATGCAGGCGCCCGACACCGCTGCGTCCGTGGACACCGCGACGACCTGGGCCCGGATGAACCACCTGCGCCATGTGCTCGTGGCCGGGGCCTGGTTCGCGGCGCTCCAGGCGCTGAGCTGGCTCCGGCGCGGCGCCGGTGCGTGA
- a CDS encoding methyltransferase family protein, giving the protein MQRLLPPRLALILAALMVGFDRFLPGPELVPPGFQWLGGPLFLLGLVVTIVARAQFARARTNIYTFRQPDHLVTDGLFRFTRNPMYLGFSLALTGLAVFLGSTPAMLCAVAYLVISDRWYIAFEENMMRARFGEAYLRYARRTRRWL; this is encoded by the coding sequence ATGCAAAGGCTCCTTCCTCCGCGTCTCGCGCTCATCCTGGCCGCATTGATGGTGGGCTTCGACAGATTTCTTCCTGGCCCGGAGTTGGTGCCTCCCGGGTTCCAATGGCTGGGAGGGCCGCTGTTCCTGCTGGGCCTCGTCGTCACCATCGTCGCGCGGGCCCAGTTCGCGCGGGCCCGCACCAACATCTACACCTTCCGCCAACCGGACCATCTGGTCACGGACGGACTGTTCCGCTTCACCCGCAACCCCATGTACCTGGGGTTCTCCCTGGCGCTCACGGGCCTCGCCGTCTTCCTTGGCTCAACGCCCGCGATGCTCTGTGCCGTGGCCTATCTCGTCATCTCCGACCGCTGGTACATCGCGTTCGAGGAGAACATGATGCGCGCCCGCTTTGGCGAAGCGTATCTGCGATACGCGCGTCGCACCCGCCGGTGGCTCTGA
- a CDS encoding serine hydrolase: MKPLSMRPLLVALSVLAVSFVGCGAPEEASHDPASAASQALAGPYDAWVARHALTSAQYQTEFSTWVGQGYRLSYVSGYEDGGSARYAAIWEKTSGPAWRAYHGLTSAQYQTTVVNQNAQGYRPAVVNGYSVGGVAYFAVIFHVDGGSPWVARHDLSASQYQTEFNTWTGQGYRLAHVSGYTSGGAERYAAIWEKTSGPAWRAYHGMTASQYQSTFNTNATQGYQLAKLSSYNVGGTDRYAAIFHASSGIPMVARHGLSSAAYQQAVTDLKNQGYRPVLVAAHNNGRLPEFSLLWQNLTFSAADLQHIDDTVEQAMASTNTVGLSLAITRKGRLVFAKGYGLADRTSNTPVNTSHRFRVASVSKPMTAIGIMRLVESGRIRLTDRVFGRGGLLGETFGAPSTYADSRVLNITVQHLLEHTAGGWDNSGDDGTNDPMFMNTGMSHAQLIQWVLQNVPLEFAPGTTYQYSNFGYSVLGRIIERVTGMTYDAYMRANVFAPSGATSFAVGGDTLSARLSNEPVYYQLGAGAFNPYGMPVRRMDAHGGWVVTPIDLLRVTVRADGFSTVPDLLNASTLTTMTTRTTALDPLGNAVNYAKGWSVNSFPNWWHGGYIPGTRALLMRTDDRYGPTGAEEFAWSAVTNSNNSSGSGTSDINLDTLMKNVVNGVSAWPTHDLF, encoded by the coding sequence ATGAAGCCTTTGAGCATGAGGCCGCTTCTGGTGGCCCTGTCCGTGCTGGCCGTATCCTTCGTGGGGTGCGGGGCTCCCGAGGAGGCGTCCCACGACCCTGCCAGTGCCGCGTCCCAGGCGCTGGCCGGCCCCTATGATGCCTGGGTTGCCCGCCATGCGCTCACCAGCGCCCAATATCAGACGGAGTTCAGTACGTGGGTGGGGCAAGGCTATCGCCTCTCCTATGTCAGCGGTTACGAAGACGGGGGCAGTGCCCGCTATGCGGCCATCTGGGAGAAGACGAGCGGCCCGGCCTGGCGGGCCTACCATGGGCTGACTTCCGCGCAGTACCAGACCACCGTCGTCAATCAGAACGCGCAGGGCTACCGCCCGGCGGTGGTCAATGGGTACAGCGTCGGAGGCGTCGCCTACTTCGCGGTCATCTTTCATGTGGACGGTGGCTCCCCGTGGGTGGCCCGCCATGACCTGAGCGCGTCCCAGTACCAGACGGAGTTCAACACCTGGACGGGGCAGGGCTACCGGCTCGCGCACGTGAGTGGCTACACGTCCGGCGGCGCGGAGCGCTACGCGGCCATCTGGGAGAAGACGAGCGGCCCGGCCTGGCGCGCCTATCACGGGATGACCGCGTCCCAGTACCAGTCCACGTTCAACACCAACGCGACCCAGGGCTACCAGCTCGCCAAGCTCAGCAGCTACAACGTGGGCGGCACGGACCGCTACGCGGCCATCTTCCATGCTTCGTCGGGGATTCCGATGGTCGCGCGGCACGGGCTCTCCTCCGCCGCGTATCAGCAGGCGGTGACGGACCTCAAGAACCAGGGATATCGCCCCGTCCTGGTGGCGGCGCACAACAATGGGAGACTGCCCGAGTTCTCGCTGCTGTGGCAGAACCTGACGTTCAGCGCGGCCGACCTGCAGCACATCGACGACACCGTCGAGCAGGCGATGGCCAGCACGAACACCGTCGGCCTGTCGCTGGCCATCACCCGCAAGGGGCGCCTCGTGTTCGCCAAGGGGTATGGCCTGGCCGACCGGACCAGCAACACCCCGGTCAACACCTCCCACCGTTTCCGCGTCGCCAGCGTGTCCAAGCCCATGACGGCCATTGGCATCATGCGGCTGGTTGAAAGCGGCCGGATCCGGCTGACGGACCGCGTCTTCGGCCGGGGCGGATTGCTCGGTGAGACGTTCGGCGCGCCGAGCACCTACGCGGACAGCCGCGTGCTGAACATCACGGTCCAGCACCTGCTCGAGCACACCGCGGGCGGCTGGGACAACAGCGGCGACGACGGCACGAATGACCCCATGTTCATGAACACGGGCATGTCGCACGCGCAGCTCATCCAATGGGTGTTGCAGAACGTGCCGCTCGAGTTCGCGCCTGGGACGACGTACCAGTATTCGAACTTCGGCTACAGCGTCCTCGGCCGCATCATCGAGCGGGTCACCGGCATGACCTATGACGCCTATATGCGCGCGAACGTGTTCGCACCCAGCGGCGCCACCAGCTTCGCCGTGGGAGGGGATACGTTGAGCGCGCGTCTGTCCAACGAGCCCGTCTACTACCAACTTGGCGCGGGGGCCTTCAACCCGTACGGCATGCCGGTGCGTCGCATGGATGCGCACGGCGGCTGGGTCGTCACGCCCATCGACTTGCTGCGTGTCACCGTGCGCGCGGATGGTTTCTCCACCGTCCCGGACCTGCTGAACGCGAGCACCCTCACCACGATGACCACGCGCACGACGGCGCTCGACCCCCTGGGCAACGCCGTCAACTACGCCAAGGGCTGGTCGGTGAACAGCTTCCCCAACTGGTGGCACGGCGGCTACATCCCGGGCACCCGGGCCCTGTTGATGCGCACCGATGACCGCTACGGGCCCACCGGCGCGGAGGAGTTCGCCTGGTCGGCGGTGACCAACTCCAACAACAGCTCCGGCTCGGGGACGTCCGACATCAACCTCGACACCCTCATGAAGAACGTCGTGAACGGCGTCAGCGCCTGGCCCACGCACGACCTGTTCTGA
- a CDS encoding carboxypeptidase-like regulatory domain-containing protein: MGSVTSNEEGFYEFALEPGDYRICTTFERCTDFTVGTGEAVRLDYEFSVGPGWSRPR; this comes from the coding sequence GTGGGGTCTGTGACGTCCAACGAGGAGGGCTTCTACGAGTTCGCGTTGGAGCCGGGGGACTACCGGATCTGCACGACCTTCGAACGCTGCACGGACTTCACGGTGGGGACGGGGGAGGCCGTGCGCCTGGACTATGAGTTCTCCGTCGGTCCAGGCTGGTCAAGGCCGAGGTAG
- a CDS encoding DNA/RNA non-specific endonuclease, whose product MLEDWVLEHASEYAYRLCVFTGPVLSDDDPPLRDAQIPAGFWKVVVLRDATAGGADLSVVAFFMKQTEMLHDKLGKKLLQLQRYQVTLPAIEAWTGLDFGALKNADELAWAPAALRADVPSESYRRLTGPQDLVFSGERRRAVGRRILPG is encoded by the coding sequence GTGCTGGAGGACTGGGTGCTCGAACACGCCTCAGAGTACGCCTACCGGCTTTGCGTCTTCACCGGCCCCGTGCTGAGCGACGACGACCCGCCGCTGCGCGATGCGCAGATTCCGGCGGGCTTCTGGAAGGTCGTGGTCCTGCGCGACGCCACGGCGGGAGGCGCGGACCTGTCCGTGGTCGCCTTCTTCATGAAGCAGACGGAGATGTTGCACGACAAGCTCGGAAAGAAGCTGCTGCAGCTCCAGCGCTACCAGGTGACGCTGCCGGCAATCGAGGCCTGGACGGGCCTGGATTTCGGTGCGCTGAAGAACGCGGATGAACTGGCATGGGCGCCCGCCGCGCTGCGCGCGGACGTGCCCTCCGAGTCCTACCGGCGCCTCACCGGGCCCCAGGACCTCGTCTTCAGCGGCGAGCGGCGGCGCGCGGTAGGCCGGCGCATCCTCCCCGGGTGA
- a CDS encoding glycoside hydrolase family 43 protein, whose amino-acid sequence MRKFPRSLALTLVCAVSPFASGCGDERIDTPLAEESPAGTAGAPLACNTRITYGERWIRPSGHTAQHDNASGLVTWDGTCVNEGSNSYAVLSNGWKPYFAGNDACVMALDTDCAGAAACSTRVTYAASWLHPSGHTAQYDDVSGRVFWGRTCTNEGSNSYAVLSNGWKPYFSGAGACGMSFRYTGCGGLYQNPVVPVGCADPGVIRDGARYVAACTSGGAANAFALRTSTDLVTWTSAGFIFPSASKPTWATGDFWAPEIHKVGTRYIAYFTARHSNGKLSIGAATSASVLGPYTDIGRPLVHDAGMGMIDATFFTSTTGAPYLVWKADGNAVGQPTPIYGQALSADGLSLVGTRQTLITNNLSWEGGVVEAPWVVARGGYYYLFYSGNTYYNGTYAVGVARATSPLGPYTKLGSPILKTGGGWTGPGHNSVVTGPGGDMVMVYHAWNSGHTARVMLVDAITWANGWPAVPSAPSAGSRPMP is encoded by the coding sequence ATGAGGAAGTTCCCTCGCAGCCTGGCGCTCACGCTGGTGTGCGCCGTCTCTCCCTTCGCATCCGGCTGTGGCGATGAGCGCATCGACACCCCGCTCGCGGAGGAGTCCCCGGCAGGCACCGCGGGCGCGCCGCTCGCGTGCAACACGCGCATCACCTACGGCGAGCGGTGGATTCGGCCCTCCGGGCACACCGCGCAGCATGACAACGCGAGTGGCCTGGTGACGTGGGATGGCACCTGTGTCAACGAGGGCAGCAATTCGTACGCGGTGCTCTCCAACGGGTGGAAGCCGTACTTCGCCGGCAACGACGCGTGTGTCATGGCGCTCGACACGGATTGCGCCGGGGCCGCCGCGTGTTCGACGCGCGTCACCTATGCCGCGTCGTGGCTGCACCCGTCGGGACACACCGCGCAGTACGACGACGTGAGCGGGCGCGTGTTCTGGGGGCGGACCTGCACGAACGAAGGCAGCAACTCATACGCGGTGCTCTCCAACGGGTGGAAGCCGTACTTCAGCGGCGCGGGCGCGTGCGGCATGTCCTTCCGGTACACGGGGTGTGGCGGGCTGTACCAGAACCCGGTGGTCCCCGTGGGCTGCGCGGACCCGGGCGTCATCCGGGATGGGGCGCGGTACGTCGCGGCGTGCACGTCCGGCGGCGCGGCGAACGCGTTCGCCCTGCGCACGTCGACGGACCTGGTGACGTGGACGAGCGCGGGCTTCATCTTCCCGTCGGCGTCGAAGCCCACCTGGGCGACGGGCGACTTCTGGGCGCCGGAAATCCACAAGGTGGGGACGCGCTACATCGCCTACTTCACCGCGCGGCACTCGAACGGGAAGCTGTCCATTGGCGCGGCGACGTCGGCGAGCGTGCTCGGGCCCTACACGGACATCGGCCGGCCGCTCGTGCATGACGCGGGGATGGGGATGATTGACGCCACCTTCTTCACGAGCACCACCGGGGCGCCATACCTGGTGTGGAAGGCGGACGGCAACGCGGTGGGACAGCCCACGCCCATCTACGGGCAGGCGCTGTCCGCGGATGGCCTGTCGCTGGTGGGCACGCGCCAGACGCTCATCACCAACAACCTCTCCTGGGAGGGCGGCGTCGTCGAGGCGCCGTGGGTCGTCGCTCGAGGCGGCTACTACTACCTCTTCTATAGCGGCAATACCTATTACAACGGCACCTACGCCGTGGGCGTCGCGCGGGCGACGAGCCCCCTGGGCCCGTACACGAAGCTGGGCTCGCCGATTCTCAAGACGGGTGGCGGCTGGACGGGGCCGGGACACAACTCCGTCGTCACCGGGCCGGGCGGAGACATGGTCATGGTCTACCACGCGTGGAACAGCGGCCACACCGCGCGGGTGATGCTCGTGGACGCCATCACCTGGGCCAATGGCTGGCCCGCGGTTCCGTCCGCGCCCTCAGCGGGCTCGCGGCCCATGCCGTAG